From Geminicoccus roseus DSM 18922:
AATCGAACAACTTTTTAGAAGAATAGTCGCCTCTAGATGGCTTTCTAACGATAGAAAAATGTTCCGGTGGCGTATGATCGAATGCCTCCCGTATCATCATGAATAAGTAACTCAAGTTAGGATCTGTAAAACTTAAACCCAGAAATAGCATGTGATGCGAGATTAGCTGCCCCATGAGTAAATGGAGAAATGAAGCTCTTTTCCTTCTATATTCCTCATAGTCACTTTTGGATATTACAACGTCACTCGGATGTTCTACAGTGCCATGCATTTTGTATAGGATTGCATGAGACCATGGATTTTCAGTCATCACATCCTTATCGTAACTTTTAACATCCAAGCGCTTTCTCTGTGCCCGCCATGAACGCTCGATAAGCGTGTCGTAGTTGGTAGTCCATACTCGTGTAATGGGAAGACGAGCAAGTATACGGAACACGTCGGGAATTGGCTTTTCTTCTCCAAAGTGATCTGTAATTAGTCGAACTAATCTTGTCCGTGTTCTGCCAGACTTATTAAGGGCAAATTGTACAAGACCAGCTAAATCAGTCTCTAAGCTGGCATCCAAGTCTATTTCTTTTGCCATATCTTGCACGAGTTGGCGCCAGCTTGGATAGCCAGCATTGATAGAAAGACCAGCACCAAGAAAAAGGCCAGCATTCCCCTGCAATACGAATTTAGAGTATGTCTCTATAAAATCTTTTTTTCTCATGATTTTGACAAACACCTCCTGCGCCAGGCTAGAGCAACTACCGACCTGCAGCCCTTGCGGCTGCCTCAATCCAACTCTTTAGTTTAGTATGGTTCTCGTAGGTATAAACTGGATAAGAGTGTCTTGTTAAAAGAGCTGGAACAGACCCTACTGGATCAACTCCTTCAAAGGATTTAAGGTGATTAATCCTTAAACCAATAATCCCGTTACCACGGGCTATAGATTTCTCAATCTCATAATTAATATATTTTCTACCTGCAGTCTGACTACCGATACATACAACAGTTACACTTGTACCAATTAATCCATCATCTATAAGTTTCTTAATTACACTGTCGCCCTTTGCTTTTGCTTTTTCCCACAGGGATTTGTCCTGGAAGCCAACAGCAGACTGATCAACTATTTCTGGAAGATTGCGAATTTGATTTACGCGAACAATATCCCGTTGATAGTGAAAGCTAAAAAATACATGACGGGCCATTAGCCTCTCTCCGGTTCGATGGTTGATAAGTTTTAGATGATAAAGCTGCTACTTGCGTACTTCTTCATATCCTCTCTATCCATCATTGGATACAGGAGGAATAGAAATCAAGATAACTGCTGCGAAAGGGACCCCTTTCGCAGCAGTTATCCACCGCTTTCTAAGTCATTGGAATCGTTCATGCTGGCATGAGGCATAAGGGTAGGGCATAATTAGCCTATGAAAATCGGCTATGCACGTGTCTCCACAGATGAACAGATCCTCGACCTCCAGCTCGATGCGTTGAAGGCGGCAGGCTGCGAGGTCATTCATACCGATCCAGGCATCACCGGCACCGCCATTGTCCGGCCAGGCCTGACACAGGCGCTTGCTGCCGTAGGGCAGGGTGATGTGCTGGTAGTCTGGCGGCTCGATCGCCTGGGCCGGTCCCTAGGCTTTCTGATCGAGCTGATTGACCGGCTGGGCCAGCAGGGGACCGGGTTCCAGTCGCTCAGTGAAGCGATTGATACCACCAATGCCGGTGGGCGGCTGATCTTCCACATGATGGGGGCTCTGGCCGAGTTCGAGCGATCGCTAATCGCCGAGCGGACCAGGGAAGGGATGAAGGCCGCTAAGCGGCGGGGCAGGCATGTCGGGCGGCCCCATGCACTTACCGACGAACAAGTGATCTTTGCTAAGCGAGCGCTAGCGAATGGAAACGAAACACTTTCCGGCGTCGCTTCCGTTCTGGGAGTAGACCGGTCTACCTTGAGACGCGCATT
This genomic window contains:
- a CDS encoding recombinase family protein; amino-acid sequence: MKIGYARVSTDEQILDLQLDALKAAGCEVIHTDPGITGTAIVRPGLTQALAAVGQGDVLVVWRLDRLGRSLGFLIELIDRLGQQGTGFQSLSEAIDTTNAGGRLIFHMMGALAEFERSLIAERTREGMKAAKRRGRHVGRPHALTDEQVIFAKRALANGNETLSGVASVLGVDRSTLRRALRGRA
- a CDS encoding SIR2 family protein: MFVKIMRKKDFIETYSKFVLQGNAGLFLGAGLSINAGYPSWRQLVQDMAKEIDLDASLETDLAGLVQFALNKSGRTRTRLVRLITDHFGEEKPIPDVFRILARLPITRVWTTNYDTLIERSWRAQRKRLDVKSYDKDVMTENPWSHAILYKMHGTVEHPSDVVISKSDYEEYRRKRASFLHLLMGQLISHHMLFLGLSFTDPNLSYLFMMIREAFDHTPPEHFSIVRKPSRGDYSSKKLFD
- a CDS encoding TIR domain-containing protein produces the protein MARHVFFSFHYQRDIVRVNQIRNLPEIVDQSAVGFQDKSLWEKAKAKGDSVIKKLIDDGLIGTSVTVVCIGSQTAGRKYINYEIEKSIARGNGIIGLRINHLKSFEGVDPVGSVPALLTRHSYPVYTYENHTKLKSWIEAAARAAGR